In Levilactobacillus brevis, a single genomic region encodes these proteins:
- a CDS encoding histidine phosphatase family protein, translating into MKKITAYFVRHGQTMLNHYNKVQGWIDSPLTEKGRADAKRAGQQLSNIPFVAAYSSDSGRAIETAHIALKENPDNMNIVTYQYPEFREQCHGYFEGNDLNQMWQFVGAQVGLTSESKVLGTYGLEKARDLIHQADLYGEAESNDMFWERLDRGFDKLRANSKDGDQVLVVSHGMTIRSIIDRYAPELDEGVATINGSITKLEITDDDIHVDFFNRIDFQS; encoded by the coding sequence ATGAAAAAGATTACGGCATACTTTGTTCGTCACGGTCAGACCATGTTAAACCACTACAATAAGGTGCAGGGGTGGATTGATTCACCACTCACCGAAAAGGGTCGCGCAGACGCCAAGCGCGCGGGTCAACAACTCAGTAACATCCCCTTTGTTGCCGCCTATAGTAGCGATTCCGGTCGGGCCATTGAGACGGCGCACATCGCCCTCAAAGAGAATCCGGACAACATGAACATCGTGACCTATCAGTACCCAGAGTTCCGTGAACAGTGTCATGGCTACTTCGAAGGCAACGACTTGAACCAAATGTGGCAGTTCGTCGGGGCCCAAGTTGGGCTGACCTCCGAATCCAAGGTGCTGGGCACCTACGGCTTGGAGAAGGCCCGCGACCTGATTCACCAGGCCGACCTGTATGGTGAAGCCGAGAGTAATGACATGTTCTGGGAACGACTCGACCGGGGCTTTGACAAGCTACGGGCCAACTCCAAGGATGGCGACCAAGTGTTGGTGGTCTCCCACGGAATGACGATTCGCTCCATCATTGATCGTTACGCGCCCGAATTGGACGAAGGCGTGGCCACCATCAACGGTAGTATTACCAAGTTGGAAATTACGGATGACGATATTCACGTTGACTTCTTCAACCGTATTGATTTCCAATCCTAA
- a CDS encoding PspC domain-containing protein produces the protein MKSIHRSRYDRVFAGVIGGIADHFDWNANIARVIFVLLAITPMFPGLIAYLILWMIMGDPE, from the coding sequence ATGAAAAGTATCCATCGTTCACGTTATGACCGCGTCTTTGCCGGTGTCATTGGCGGTATCGCCGATCACTTCGACTGGAACGCCAACATCGCACGCGTTATCTTCGTATTGTTAGCCATCACCCCCATGTTTCCAGGACTCATTGCCTACCTGATTCTCTGGATGATTATGGGTGATCCCGAATAA
- a CDS encoding IS30 family transposase, which yields MSSYKHLTLKDRECILLGVTLNDSYQVIAEKIGCSKATVSREVTRNGGRDAYSAVKAQESYQRRRLKSRRPRLLTDLKLRDFVLRCIVQYQWSPEQISGRLLHENSGWRISYNTIYRGIERDNLGIKRKSRGARGFARKLRHRGKTRKVKGTINERRGRFNDVPSVHERPVSCDNRSWFGHWEGDTVRGKTGRSALVTLVDRKSRYLLSQRVSKVNAKNVTQAMIDLLHTVTPKRVRTLTPDRGTEFARYREVSQELGIPVYFPDPHAPQQRGTNENTNGLIREYFPKGTDLDQLTDQDICQFIETLNNRPRKVLGWKSPSEIFFGIKLRLT from the coding sequence ATGAGTTCGTACAAACATCTTACCTTAAAAGACCGAGAATGCATACTGTTAGGCGTCACTTTAAACGATAGCTATCAAGTTATTGCGGAGAAAATTGGCTGTTCTAAAGCCACTGTATCACGTGAAGTTACACGCAATGGCGGTCGTGATGCATACTCAGCTGTCAAAGCACAAGAGAGCTACCAAAGGCGCCGACTGAAGAGCCGCCGTCCTAGACTCCTAACTGACCTGAAATTACGAGATTTTGTCCTTCGCTGCATCGTTCAATACCAATGGTCTCCCGAACAAATCTCAGGGCGTTTACTTCACGAAAATAGTGGATGGCGAATTAGTTACAACACCATTTATCGCGGAATTGAACGTGATAATTTGGGAATTAAACGTAAGAGTCGTGGCGCTCGTGGTTTTGCCCGTAAACTCCGCCATCGTGGCAAAACTCGCAAGGTCAAAGGAACAATCAATGAACGACGGGGGCGGTTTAATGATGTTCCTTCAGTCCATGAGCGGCCAGTGTCGTGTGATAACCGGAGCTGGTTTGGCCATTGGGAAGGTGACACCGTTCGAGGTAAGACTGGACGTTCAGCTTTAGTTACGTTGGTGGACCGTAAATCACGTTACTTACTATCTCAACGAGTTTCCAAAGTAAACGCCAAGAACGTTACACAAGCTATGATTGACTTATTGCATACTGTGACGCCCAAACGAGTTCGTACGCTTACGCCGGATCGTGGGACTGAATTCGCAAGATATCGTGAAGTTAGTCAAGAGCTAGGTATTCCGGTCTATTTTCCAGATCCACACGCACCACAGCAACGGGGAACTAACGAGAATACAAATGGTCTTATTCGTGAGTATTTCCCAAAAGGAACTGATTTAGATCAACTCACTGACCAAGATATTTGTCAGTTCATTGAAACATTAAATAACCGACCACGTAAGGTCTTAGGCTGGAAGAGTCCATCAGAAATTTTCTTTGGAATAAAGTTGCGCTTGACTTGA
- a CDS encoding hydroxymethylglutaryl-CoA synthase, with protein sequence MSISVGIDKIGFYTPGLYLDMAELATARGEDPNKYLIGIGQSQQAVIPPTQDVVTMAANAASQILTPELKDDIAMVLFGTESGIDNSKATAVYLAHLLELPSQARAIELKQACYGATAGLQLAADYVRVHPTAKVLVIGADVARYGLRTAGEVTQGGGAVAVLVTANPQILALEPVSAYHTEDVMDFWRPTYRTEALVDGKYSTNVYLDFFKTVWTDYQQQTQRTIADFDALAFHLPFTKMGWKGLRQILPEAQPDQQATLKAAFEASQEDNRNVGNLYTGSLYLSFLSLLRHGQLAPGNRVGFFSYGSGAEGEFFSGLIQPDFRQGFDDVALTQLLAQRRRVSVTEYEAIYRSQLSNDARDTQLAVGEETADYYLAGRQNQQRQYRHR encoded by the coding sequence ATGAGCATCAGTGTCGGTATTGATAAAATTGGTTTTTACACGCCAGGACTATACTTGGACATGGCCGAACTGGCCACTGCCCGGGGCGAAGATCCAAATAAATATTTGATTGGCATTGGACAGTCGCAGCAGGCCGTGATTCCACCGACCCAGGATGTCGTGACGATGGCCGCCAATGCTGCCAGTCAGATTTTGACGCCCGAGCTCAAGGATGACATCGCCATGGTACTGTTCGGGACGGAATCGGGTATCGATAACTCGAAGGCCACGGCGGTGTATCTGGCCCATCTTCTGGAGTTACCCAGCCAAGCGCGAGCCATCGAGCTCAAACAGGCTTGCTACGGGGCCACGGCTGGTCTCCAATTGGCGGCCGACTACGTTCGTGTCCATCCCACGGCTAAGGTCTTGGTCATCGGCGCCGACGTGGCACGCTATGGCCTGCGAACGGCCGGCGAGGTGACGCAGGGCGGCGGGGCGGTTGCCGTGCTGGTGACGGCCAACCCCCAGATTTTAGCTTTAGAGCCCGTGAGTGCCTACCACACCGAGGACGTGATGGATTTTTGGCGGCCAACGTACCGCACGGAAGCCTTGGTCGATGGTAAATATTCGACGAATGTTTATCTCGATTTCTTCAAAACGGTATGGACGGACTACCAGCAGCAGACGCAACGGACAATTGCCGACTTTGATGCCTTGGCCTTTCACTTGCCATTTACAAAGATGGGGTGGAAGGGCTTGCGGCAAATCTTACCCGAGGCCCAACCGGATCAGCAGGCCACGCTCAAGGCGGCGTTCGAAGCCAGTCAGGAAGACAACCGTAATGTTGGAAATCTTTACACGGGGTCGTTGTATCTTAGCTTCTTGTCACTATTGCGGCACGGTCAGCTGGCCCCTGGCAATCGCGTTGGCTTCTTTAGTTACGGGTCCGGGGCCGAGGGCGAGTTCTTCAGTGGCCTGATCCAGCCCGACTTCCGCCAAGGCTTTGACGACGTGGCATTGACCCAGCTGTTGGCCCAACGTCGGCGGGTGAGTGTGACCGAGTACGAGGCCATTTACCGTAGTCAGCTCAGTAACGATGCGCGTGATACGCAACTGGCCGTGGGCGAAGAGACGGCCGATTACTATCTTGCTGGCCGGCAAAACCAACAACGGCAGTACCGCCACCGTTAG
- a CDS encoding polyphosphate kinase 2 family protein, producing the protein MTTESSYRYAGEHPLELAQLATRVEKGPNQAVINSALADNVATLSDLQSRLYSQKKHGIIVILQGMDTAGKDGLIRHVFSGLNPSGTSVVSFKQPTHLQLDHDFLWRINQALPPRGEIRIFNRSQYEDVLISHVHPEMLTTQNLPGIDSVSDVDDKFWDHRYHDLRNYEKYLRHQGFEVIKFFLHLSKDEQTHRFERRIEVPSKNWKFAPSDMQERAFWDDYQTAYTRMLENTATKKSPWYLIPADDKGVARLIVSNILIDRLQVLHPEYPKVSAETKQKLRAVLQQLKDHKL; encoded by the coding sequence ATGACTACTGAGAGTAGTTATCGTTATGCTGGAGAACACCCCCTGGAACTCGCCCAACTGGCGACACGTGTTGAGAAGGGGCCCAATCAAGCCGTCATTAACAGTGCCTTAGCCGACAACGTGGCCACGCTAAGCGACCTGCAATCCCGGTTATATTCGCAGAAGAAACACGGAATCATTGTGATCCTCCAAGGGATGGATACCGCTGGTAAGGACGGGCTGATTCGCCACGTCTTCAGCGGCTTGAATCCCTCGGGAACCAGTGTGGTCAGTTTTAAGCAACCGACCCATCTACAGTTAGATCACGACTTTTTGTGGCGGATTAATCAGGCATTGCCACCCAGAGGGGAGATTCGTATCTTCAACCGGTCGCAGTACGAGGATGTCTTGATTAGTCACGTACATCCCGAGATGTTGACCACACAGAACTTGCCGGGGATTGATTCGGTGAGCGATGTGGACGATAAGTTCTGGGACCACCGCTACCATGATTTGAGAAATTACGAAAAATACTTACGTCACCAGGGCTTCGAGGTTATCAAGTTCTTCTTGCACCTGTCCAAGGATGAACAGACCCACCGCTTCGAACGGCGAATTGAAGTTCCCAGCAAGAACTGGAAGTTTGCCCCCAGCGACATGCAGGAGCGGGCCTTTTGGGATGATTACCAAACCGCTTATACGCGAATGTTAGAGAACACGGCCACCAAGAAGAGTCCGTGGTATCTGATCCCGGCCGACGACAAGGGCGTGGCTCGGCTGATTGTCTCCAATATTTTGATCGACCGATTGCAAGTGTTACACCCCGAATATCCCAAGGTCAGTGCCGAGACCAAGCAAAAATTGCGGGCCGTCCTGCAACAGTTGAAAGATCATAAATTATAA
- the ndk gene encoding nucleoside-diphosphate kinase translates to MANSEKTLVLVKPDGVAEGHIGEIISRLESKRYQITALKVLNATTDQLKRHYREQVDKPYFNEIQTYMQEGPLVAIIVTGTDVVKAVHNLAGKTRPNDAQPGTIRGDYAHEYPDGILRNIVHTADSRENAHHEIAIWFPELAVAAHQKVAGKEKVGAK, encoded by the coding sequence ATGGCAAATTCAGAAAAAACTTTAGTATTAGTTAAACCGGATGGTGTTGCGGAAGGACATATCGGTGAAATTATTTCACGGCTTGAAAGTAAGCGCTACCAAATCACTGCCCTCAAGGTTTTGAATGCGACAACCGACCAATTAAAACGGCACTACAGGGAGCAGGTCGACAAGCCCTACTTCAATGAGATTCAGACTTATATGCAAGAAGGTCCCCTGGTCGCCATCATTGTGACGGGAACCGACGTGGTGAAAGCGGTTCATAACTTAGCAGGTAAGACCCGCCCTAACGACGCCCAACCCGGGACCATTCGGGGCGACTACGCGCACGAATACCCCGATGGCATTCTACGAAACATCGTTCATACGGCGGATAGCCGCGAGAACGCCCACCATGAAATTGCGATCTGGTTCCCAGAACTGGCGGTTGCGGCTCATCAAAAGGTGGCTGGCAAGGAAAAAGTTGGCGCCAAATAA